One segment of Bacteroides caecimuris DNA contains the following:
- a CDS encoding TlpA family protein disulfide reductase: MKKNILILFLFLPFVCFAQKVTYGDNSVRIEGKTFLYFDAEGNPITDQAHRDSLETHRYIISIKGTDEIPEIHLVYKHPKLETLIGKILPKIDLNDINGKSIDFDESEYTVICFWNRHCRICIRELVVLDILAEDYSNVQFVGLTPDSPEEVHKLMKRLKLEWEDIEIVPNYNEEFTDILKIYMYPSNIIVDKNMVVKAVNVGGDTRKLLRTLEQLSGEK, translated from the coding sequence ATGAAAAAAAATATCTTGATTTTATTTTTGTTTTTGCCTTTTGTTTGTTTTGCTCAAAAAGTAACTTATGGCGATAATAGCGTTCGCATAGAAGGCAAAACTTTCTTGTATTTTGATGCTGAGGGGAACCCTATTACAGACCAGGCTCATAGAGATTCTCTAGAAACTCATAGATATATAATTTCTATTAAAGGAACAGATGAAATACCAGAAATCCATCTAGTTTATAAACACCCTAAACTTGAAACATTGATAGGTAAAATTCTTCCTAAAATAGACCTAAATGATATTAACGGAAAGTCTATTGATTTTGATGAATCTGAGTATACAGTTATATGTTTTTGGAACAGGCATTGTCGTATTTGTATTCGGGAGCTTGTTGTTTTAGATATACTTGCTGAAGATTATTCGAATGTTCAGTTTGTCGGATTGACCCCTGATTCTCCTGAAGAAGTGCATAAGTTAATGAAAAGGCTTAAGCTAGAATGGGAAGATATAGAAATTGTTCCTAATTATAACGAAGAATTTACTGATATACTAAAAATCTATATGTATCCTTCCAATATTATAGTTGATAAAAATATGGTAGTAAAAGCGGTAAATGTTGGAGGGGATACTCGTAAATTATTAAGAACATTAGAACAATTATCTGGCGAGAAATAA
- a CDS encoding transglutaminase domain-containing protein, producing the protein MKILTRLISVFLFVAIGSLFFFSCAEKEKCTSMVSFLETALQQAGENRVELEKVLSHYSANPADSLKYKAACFLIENMPYYTYYKGKQLDRYLTYYTLLQETRGLGISPQAVADSVRQMYGLLYVDSLQSYRDVETVDSAYLCNNIEWSFKVWQEQPWGKHVSFADFCEYLLPYRIGDETLASWRESIYQKYNPLLDSLRASGVLDKEDPIVAARCLLDSIRKGEVVFTTAAPASLPHVGPEVAQLKAGSCRELSDFVVYVCRALGIPCAIDFMPIRGDENDSHQWVAFNDKYGTLYYHEFPNGVSEVRKHIMCGIPKIKVYRNTFSLNRSMQEEMQKLDTAIVPLFKDPHIVDITFPYTKDFKKELHIPKDVLYKGNPRSRIAYLCASKRMDWEPVAWTEFDDKNIVFTDIQKGPVMRVATYERGRLRFWTDPFEINVSNEFHFFTPSDSVQDVTLFAKYTLRADEMFLNRMIGGTFEGSNDPDFREKEVLYLINEKPKRLQTVVQSYSSKSYRYVRYIGPKDSHCNIAEAAFYTPNDTASLKGKVIGTPGCFQKDGSHEYTNVFDGDVTTSFDYVEPSGGWSGLDLGTPKQIGRIVYTPRSYDNYIRSGDKYELFYCTRNKWSSLGKQLSEADSLTYKNVPRNVLLLLKNYSRGMQERIFIYENGKQVWK; encoded by the coding sequence ATGAAAATACTCACAAGGTTGATTTCTGTCTTTTTGTTTGTTGCAATTGGTAGTCTCTTTTTCTTTTCATGTGCTGAAAAAGAAAAATGCACTTCAATGGTTTCATTCCTTGAAACTGCTCTTCAGCAGGCAGGAGAGAACCGTGTGGAACTGGAAAAAGTCTTGTCTCATTATAGCGCTAATCCGGCAGATAGTTTGAAGTATAAAGCCGCTTGTTTTTTGATAGAGAACATGCCTTATTATACCTATTATAAGGGCAAGCAGTTGGACCGGTATCTCACTTACTATACTTTGCTGCAAGAAACACGTGGATTGGGGATTTCTCCTCAGGCAGTGGCCGACTCCGTCCGTCAGATGTATGGGCTTTTGTATGTAGATTCTTTGCAATCCTATAGAGATGTTGAAACTGTTGATTCTGCTTATTTATGTAATAATATTGAGTGGTCATTTAAGGTGTGGCAGGAACAACCATGGGGGAAACATGTTTCGTTTGCAGATTTTTGTGAATATCTTCTTCCTTATCGTATTGGTGACGAAACATTAGCAAGCTGGCGTGAATCTATTTATCAGAAATACAATCCTTTGCTCGATTCTTTACGTGCATCCGGAGTGCTTGATAAAGAAGACCCGATTGTGGCAGCCCGTTGTTTGCTCGATTCAATTCGTAAAGGAGAAGTGGTATTTACTACTGCCGCTCCTGCCAGCCTTCCTCATGTGGGACCGGAAGTTGCTCAACTGAAAGCGGGTAGTTGCCGGGAACTTTCAGACTTTGTTGTTTATGTTTGTCGTGCGTTGGGTATTCCATGCGCCATAGACTTTATGCCGATTCGCGGTGATGAGAACGATAGCCATCAATGGGTGGCGTTTAATGACAAATACGGTACGCTCTATTATCACGAATTTCCTAATGGTGTGAGTGAAGTGCGGAAACATATCATGTGTGGAATTCCCAAAATAAAGGTATATCGTAATACATTCAGCCTGAATCGTTCTATGCAGGAAGAAATGCAGAAATTGGATACTGCTATTGTTCCTCTTTTCAAAGATCCGCATATCGTGGATATTACTTTCCCTTATACCAAAGATTTCAAGAAAGAACTCCACATACCGAAAGACGTTCTATATAAAGGCAATCCGCGTTCAAGAATAGCTTATCTATGTGCCAGCAAACGGATGGATTGGGAGCCTGTTGCATGGACAGAGTTCGATGATAAAAACATTGTTTTTACGGATATACAAAAAGGCCCCGTCATGCGGGTTGCCACTTACGAGCGAGGACGACTTCGCTTTTGGACCGATCCTTTTGAAATCAATGTTTCCAATGAGTTTCATTTCTTCACTCCTTCGGATAGTGTACAGGATGTTACTTTGTTTGCAAAATATACTTTGCGGGCAGATGAGATGTTTTTGAATCGTATGATAGGCGGAACATTTGAAGGAAGCAATGATCCTGATTTTCGTGAAAAAGAAGTCTTGTACTTGATAAACGAGAAACCGAAAAGATTACAGACTGTTGTTCAATCGTATTCTTCAAAATCGTATCGCTATGTCAGATATATAGGTCCCAAAGATTCACACTGTAATATTGCGGAGGCGGCTTTTTATACTCCTAATGATACCGCTTCTTTAAAAGGTAAAGTTATAGGTACTCCCGGATGTTTTCAAAAAGATGGTTCGCATGAGTATACAAATGTATTTGATGGGGATGTTACAACTTCTTTTGATTATGTTGAGCCTTCCGGTGGTTGGTCAGGTCTTGATCTTGGAACTCCTAAGCAGATTGGAAGGATTGTTTATACGCCTCGGAGTTATGATAACTATATTCGTTCGGGAGATAAGTATGAGCTTTTTTATTGTACTAGGAATAAATGGAGTTCTCTTGGTAAACAACTTTCTGAAGCGGACTCGTTAACTTATAAGAATGTTCCTCGCAATGTACTGTTGTTATTGAAGAATTATTCGCGTGGAATGCAAGAAAGAATTTTTATTTATGAAAATGGAAAGCAAGTCTGGAAATAG
- a CDS encoding DUF1573 domain-containing protein, whose translation MEYGYEVSKPSLLCLINDSRQSQTVCKNDFLTSDFVYYIVDDSPNTILGKMLNPPVYPVYIIFEKDSIVSVVCHEEMRKKVENSTGKLLKNELLNFGNNNRNYINYLNALLRLSMYLEKQDMNYTMELNYLDSLVRKQNKFYGKYLLAQLYKDLDVKNADEMYSDLWVNSTKNDMEEYPEEFIDIMKCKDHLVLVNKEDILFDYTEYDFGIISPNKEVTCNFSFTNNSSNKFIIHNVITTCGCTVPVWNRKPIAPNTRDSISVKFKSNYTGVNHKTIIIEGNCKQKIELKIRASICN comes from the coding sequence ATGGAATATGGATATGAGGTTTCTAAACCATCATTGTTGTGCCTTATTAACGATAGTAGGCAGTCGCAAACCGTATGCAAAAATGATTTTTTAACATCTGACTTTGTATATTATATCGTGGATGATTCCCCAAATACTATTTTGGGGAAAATGTTAAATCCTCCAGTATATCCAGTATATATTATCTTCGAAAAAGATAGTATTGTTTCAGTTGTTTGCCATGAAGAAATGAGAAAAAAAGTAGAAAATTCAACTGGGAAATTGTTGAAAAATGAGTTGTTGAACTTTGGAAATAATAATAGGAATTATATAAATTACTTGAATGCTTTATTGAGGTTGTCTATGTATCTGGAAAAACAAGATATGAATTACACAATGGAATTGAACTATTTAGATTCTTTGGTTAGGAAGCAGAATAAATTTTATGGAAAATATCTTTTAGCACAATTATATAAGGATTTAGATGTTAAAAATGCTGATGAGATGTATAGCGACTTATGGGTAAATTCGACAAAAAATGACATGGAAGAGTATCCAGAAGAATTTATAGATATAATGAAATGTAAAGATCATCTAGTGCTTGTGAATAAAGAGGATATATTGTTTGATTATACAGAATATGATTTTGGAATCATATCTCCTAATAAAGAAGTAACTTGTAATTTTAGTTTTACGAATAATAGCTCTAATAAGTTTATTATTCATAATGTAATAACAACATGTGGATGCACTGTACCTGTTTGGAATAGAAAACCGATAGCTCCTAATACCCGGGATTCTATCTCAGTAAAATTTAAAAGTAATTATACGGGAGTTAACCATAAAACTATCATTATAGAAGGGAATTGTAAACAGAAAATTGAACTAAAAATAAGAGCTTCAATTTGTAATTAG